One genomic window of Serinus canaria isolate serCan28SL12 chromosome 4, serCan2020, whole genome shotgun sequence includes the following:
- the CHRNA9 gene encoding neuronal acetylcholine receptor subunit alpha-9, which yields MKMRSLSSFYVSLWLLTAVILKAVESAKGKYAHMLFNELFEDYSNALRPVEDTDKVLNVTLQITLSQIKDMDERNQILSAYLWIRQSWYDAYLRWDKDKYDGLDSIRIPSNLVWRPDIVLYNKADDDFSEPVNTNVVLRYDGKITWDAPAITKSSCVVDVSYFPFDSQQCNLTFGSWTYNGNQVDLINSLDSGDLSDFIEDVEWEIHGMPAVKNVITYGCCSEPYPDVTFTLILKRKSSFYIFNLLLPCILISFLAPLGFYLPADSGEKVSLGVTVLLALTVFQLMVAEIMPPSENVPLIGKYYIATMTMITASTALTIIIMNLHHCGSEAKPVPQWAKVVILDYMSKIFFVYDVGENCTSPKREKEEECRLEGDDGGQREHKEIRSPLSTRNDDCNLKEKLNGNWNKGYGVHGENVRETVNCCSCYKMLIKNIEYIANCVRDHKANRAKGIEWKKVAKVMDRFFMWIFFIMVFFMSVLIIGKAA from the exons atgaagatgagaagcctcTCCTCCTTTTACGTCTCTCTGTGGTTGCTCACAGCAGTGATACTCAAAG CTGTAGAATCAGCCAAAGGAAAATATGCTCACATGCTGTTTAATGAACTGTTTGAAGACTACTCCAATGCTCTGAGACCAGTGGAAGACACAGATAAAGTACTGAATGTCACCCTTCAGATCACATTGTCCCAAATTAAAGACATG GATGAAAGGAACCAAATTTTGTCAGCTTACTTATGGATTCGACAGAGCTGGTATGATGCATACCTCAGATGGGACAAAGATAAATATGATGGGTTGGATTCTATCAGGATTCCAAGCAATTTGGTTTGGAGACCAGATATTGTCCTATATAACAA ggCTGATGATGACTTTTCAGAACCAGTAAATACGAATGTAGTGCTGAGATATGACGGAAAAATCACTTGGGATGCACCTGCTATCACAAAGAGCTCTTGTGTAGTGGATGtgtcttattttccttttgacagCCAGCAGTGCAACCTCACCTTTGGGTCCTGGACCTATAATGGTAATCAGGTAGACCTCATCAATTCTCTTGATAGTGGTGACCTCTCTGACTTCATAGAAGATGTGGAATGGGAGATTCATGGTATGCCAGCAGTTAAGAATGTCATCACTtatggctgctgctctgagccttaTCCAGATGTGACCTTCACGCTGATTTTGAAAAGGAAGTCCTCTTTCTACATATTTAATCTGTTGCTTCCCTGCATCTTGATCTCTTTCCTGGCCCCGCTGGGATTCTATCTCCCTGCAGACTCTGGTGAGAAAGTGTCTCTGGGTGTTACAGTTCTTCTTGCTCTGACAGTGTTCCAGCTGATGGTTGCAGAGATCATGCCCCCATCTGAAAATGTACCTTTGATAG GGAAGTACTACATAGCAACCATGACCATGATCACAGCTTCCACTGCGTTGACAATCATTATAATGAATCTCCATCACTGTGGCTCAGAAGCAAAGCCTGTTCCACAGTGGGCCAAGGTGGTTATTTTGGACTATATgtcaaaaatcttttttgtttatGATGTGGGTGAAAATTGCACAAGtccaaaaagagagaaggaggaagaatgTAGGTTAGAGGGGGATGATGGGGGTCAGAGGGAGCACAAAGAGATAAGGAGTCCTCTTTCCACTAGGAATGATGACTGCAATCTCAAGGAGAAGCTCAATGGAAATTGGAATAAAGGCTATGGAGTTCATGGTGAAAATGTTAGGGAGACTGTTAATTGCTGTTCTTGTTACAAAATGCTGATTAAAAATATTGAGTATATTGCTAATTGTGTTAGAGACCATAAAGCAAACCGGGCCAAAGGAATCGAGTGGAAAAAAGTTGCAAAAGTGATGGACAGGTTTTTCATGTGGATTTTCTTTATCATGGTGTTTTTTATGAGTGTGCTGATCATTGGGAAAGCTGCTTAA